Proteins encoded within one genomic window of Lagenorhynchus albirostris chromosome 9, mLagAlb1.1, whole genome shotgun sequence:
- the RIN1 gene encoding ras and Rab interactor 1 isoform X1: MEAPGESGAGLLGAPSPTSFAPGHLEREKPAQDPLYDVPDAGGARAGGPQQPGRTVSLRERLLLTRPVWLQLRANAAAALHVLRTEPPGTFLVRKSNTRQCQALCMRLPEASGPSFVSSHYIQESPGGVSLEGSELVFLDLVQLICAYCHTRDILLLPLQLPRAICQAATRKELEAISHLGIEFWSSSLNTKAQPGPSEGPLLPRLKPRSPQELDQGTGAALCFFNPLFPGDLGPTKREKFKRSFKVRVSTETSSPLSPPAVPPPPVPVLPGTAPNQTERLPSRQLLRRESSVGYRVPGGTGPSLPPLPSLQEVDCGSPSSSEEEGVPGSQGSPATSPRLGRRRPLLRSMSAAFCSLLAPERQVGRAAAALMQDRHTAVGQLVQDLLTQVRAGPETQELQGIREALSRARAMLSAELGPEKLLPPERLECVLEKSLHRSVLKPLRPILVARLWRRLSTNGSLGRLAEGLCLARAQGPRAFGSHLSLPSPVEMEQVRQKLLQLLRAYSPSAQVKRLLQACKLLYTALRTQAGEGAGADEFLPLLSLVLAQCDLPELLLEAEYMSELLEPALLTGEGGYYLTSLSASLVLLSGLNEAHTLPLSPSQELQSSLSLWEQRRLPATHSFQHLLRVAYQDPSSGCTSKTLAVPPGASIAMLNKLCATKFRVTQPDTFSLFLYKEEDYHRLPPGALAHQLPTTGYLIYRRTEWRETQGTSPGAAPEEGSGRPEAEGREQEKGGRGDGDTKVKASPRDSRGESETMAEGGEDQARGGPAQPRGPEAEGSQAAEE, translated from the exons ATGGAAGCCCCTGGAGAGTCTGGAGCAGGCCTTCTTGGAGCCCCCAGCCCAACCAGCTTCGCACCTGGGCACCTGGAGAGAGAAAA GCCAGCGCAGGACCCGCTGTACGATGTGCCTGATGCCGGCGGGGCACGAGCAGGTGGGCCTCAGCAGCCCGGGCGCACCGTGAGCCTGCGGGAGCGCCTGCTGCTTACCCGGCCCGTGTGGCTGCAGCTGCGGGCCAACGCCGCGGCCGCGCTGCACGTGCTGAGGACCGAGCCCCCCGGG ACATTCCTGGTACGGAAATCTAACACTCGCCAGTGCCAAGCCTTGTGCATGCGGCTGCCCGAGGCCAGCGGCCCCTCCTTCGTCTCCAGCCACTACATCCAGGAGAGCCCTGGGG GCGTCTCCTTGGAGGGCTCAGAGCTTGTGTTCCTGGACCTGGTCCAGCTCATCTGTGCCTACTGCCACACCCG GGACATTCTTCTCCTCCCGCTTCAGCTCCCCAGAGCCATCTGCCAGGCAGCCACCCGCAAGGAGCTGGAAGCCATCTCCCATCTGGGCATTG AGTTCTGGAGCTCCTCCCTCAACACCAAGGCTCAGCCAGGCCCATCTGAAGGCCCACTGCTGCCCAGGCTGAAGCCCCGGTCCCCACAAGAGCTGGACCAGGGCACTGGAGCTGCCTTGTGTTTCTTCAACCCCTTGTTCCCAGGGGACCTGGGCCCCACCAAGCGGGAGAAATTCAAGAGGAGCTTCAAAGTGCGTGTGTCCACAGAGACCTCCagccccctgtctccaccagctGTGCCGCCTCCCCCAGTCCCAGTGCTGCCAGGGACAGCCCCCAACCAGACAGAAAGGTTGCCCTCTCGCCAGCTGCTGCGGAGGGAGAGCTCAGTGGGGTACCGTGTGCCAGGGGGCACCGGCCCCAGCCTCCCGCCACTGCCTTCCCTCCAGGAGGTGGATTGCGGCTCCCCCAGCAGCTCAGAGGAGGAGGGGGTGCCAGGGTCCCAGGGGAGCCCAGCAACCTCACCCCGCCTGGGCCGCCGGCGGCCGCTGCTTCGGTCCATGAGCGCTGCCTTCTGCTCCCTGCTGGCGCCCGAGCGGCAGGTGGGCCGGGCAGCCGCAGCGCTGATGCAGGACCGACACACAGCCGTGGGCCAGCTGGTGCAGGACCTACTGACCCAGGTGCGGGCCGGCCCTGAGACCCAGGAGCTGCAGGGTATCCGCGAGGCGCTGAGCCGGGCCCGAGCCATGCTGAGCGCGGAGCTGGGCCCGGAGAAGCTGCTGCCACCAGAAAGGCTGG AATGCGTCCTGGAGAAGTCGCTGCATCGCTCCGTGCTCAAGCCTCTCCGGCCCATCCTGGTGGCCCGCCTGTGGCGCCGTCTTTCCACCAACGGCTCCCTGGGCCGCCTGGCTGAAGGCCTCTGCCTGGCCCGGGCCCAGGGCCCCAGAGCCTTCGGGTCCCACTTAAGCCTGCCCTCCCCAGTAGAGATGGAACAGGTGCGCCAGAAGCTACTGCAGCTACTTCGTGCCTACTCACCCAGCGCCCAGGTCAAGCGGCTCCTGCAGGCCTGCAAGCTGCTCTACACAGCCTTGAGGACCCAGGCAG gGGAGGGTGCAGGGGCCGATGAATTCCTCCCACTGCTGAGCCTCGTCCTGGCCCAGTGCGACCTTCCTGAGCTGCTGCTGGAGGCCGAGTACATGTCAGAGCTGCTGGAGCCTGCCTTGCTCActggagagg GCGGCTACTACCTGACCAGCCTCTCGGCCAGCCTGGTCCTGCTGAGTGGCCTGAACGAGGCCCACACCCTCCCGCTGAGCCCCTCGCAGGAGCTGCAGTCCTCCCTCAGCCTCTGGGAGCAGCGCCGCCTGCCCGCCACCCACAGCTTCCAG CACCTCCTCCGCGTAGCCTATCAGGACCCCAGCAGTGGCTGTACCTCCAAGACGCTAGCCGTGCCCCCAGGGGCCTCGATTGCCATGCTGAATAAGCTCTGTGCCACCAAGTTCCGGGTGACCCAGCCTGATACTTTCAGCCTCTTCCTATACAAGGAGGAGGACTACCACCGCCTGCCCCCCGGAGCCCTGGCCCACCAGCTCCCCACCACCGGCTACCTCATCTATCGCCGGACAGAGTGGCGCGAGACCCAGGGCACCTCCCCGGGGGCTGCCCCAGAGGAGGGCAGTGGGAGGCcagaggcagagggcagggagcAGGAGAAAGGGGGCCGGGGAGATGGGGACACCAAGGTCAAAGCCAGTCCCAGGGACAGCAGGGGAGAGTCTGAGACGATGGCCGAGGGGGGCGAGGACCAGGCCAGGGGAGGCCCTGCCCAGCCAAGGGGGCCAGAGGCTGAGGGAAGCCAGGCAGCAGAGGAGTAG
- the RIN1 gene encoding ras and Rab interactor 1 isoform X2 produces the protein MEAPGESGAGLLGAPSPTSFAPGHLEREKPAQDPLYDVPDAGGARAGGPQQPGRTVSLRERLLLTRPVWLQLRANAAAALHVLRTEPPGTFLVRKSNTRQCQALCMRLPEASGPSFVSSHYIQESPGGVSLEGSELVFLDLVQLICAYCHTRDILLLPLQLPRAICQAATRKELEAISHLGIEFWSSSLNTKAQPGPSEGPLLPRLKPRSPQELDQGTGAALCFFNPLFPGDLGPTKREKFKRSFKVRVSTETSSPLSPPAVPPPPVPVLPGTAPNQTERLPSRQLLRRESSVGYRVPGGTGPSLPPLPSLQEVDCGSPSSSEEEGVPGSQGSPATSPRLGRRRPLLRSMSAAFCSLLAPERQVGRAAAALMQDRHTAVGQLVQDLLTQVRAGPETQELQGIREALSRARAMLSAELGPEKLLPPERLECVLEKSLHRSVLKPLRPILVARLWRRLSTNGSLGRLAEGLCLARAQGPRAFGSHLSLPSPVEMEQVRQKLLQLLRAYSPSAQVKRLLQACKLLYTALRTQAGGYYLTSLSASLVLLSGLNEAHTLPLSPSQELQSSLSLWEQRRLPATHSFQHLLRVAYQDPSSGCTSKTLAVPPGASIAMLNKLCATKFRVTQPDTFSLFLYKEEDYHRLPPGALAHQLPTTGYLIYRRTEWRETQGTSPGAAPEEGSGRPEAEGREQEKGGRGDGDTKVKASPRDSRGESETMAEGGEDQARGGPAQPRGPEAEGSQAAEE, from the exons ATGGAAGCCCCTGGAGAGTCTGGAGCAGGCCTTCTTGGAGCCCCCAGCCCAACCAGCTTCGCACCTGGGCACCTGGAGAGAGAAAA GCCAGCGCAGGACCCGCTGTACGATGTGCCTGATGCCGGCGGGGCACGAGCAGGTGGGCCTCAGCAGCCCGGGCGCACCGTGAGCCTGCGGGAGCGCCTGCTGCTTACCCGGCCCGTGTGGCTGCAGCTGCGGGCCAACGCCGCGGCCGCGCTGCACGTGCTGAGGACCGAGCCCCCCGGG ACATTCCTGGTACGGAAATCTAACACTCGCCAGTGCCAAGCCTTGTGCATGCGGCTGCCCGAGGCCAGCGGCCCCTCCTTCGTCTCCAGCCACTACATCCAGGAGAGCCCTGGGG GCGTCTCCTTGGAGGGCTCAGAGCTTGTGTTCCTGGACCTGGTCCAGCTCATCTGTGCCTACTGCCACACCCG GGACATTCTTCTCCTCCCGCTTCAGCTCCCCAGAGCCATCTGCCAGGCAGCCACCCGCAAGGAGCTGGAAGCCATCTCCCATCTGGGCATTG AGTTCTGGAGCTCCTCCCTCAACACCAAGGCTCAGCCAGGCCCATCTGAAGGCCCACTGCTGCCCAGGCTGAAGCCCCGGTCCCCACAAGAGCTGGACCAGGGCACTGGAGCTGCCTTGTGTTTCTTCAACCCCTTGTTCCCAGGGGACCTGGGCCCCACCAAGCGGGAGAAATTCAAGAGGAGCTTCAAAGTGCGTGTGTCCACAGAGACCTCCagccccctgtctccaccagctGTGCCGCCTCCCCCAGTCCCAGTGCTGCCAGGGACAGCCCCCAACCAGACAGAAAGGTTGCCCTCTCGCCAGCTGCTGCGGAGGGAGAGCTCAGTGGGGTACCGTGTGCCAGGGGGCACCGGCCCCAGCCTCCCGCCACTGCCTTCCCTCCAGGAGGTGGATTGCGGCTCCCCCAGCAGCTCAGAGGAGGAGGGGGTGCCAGGGTCCCAGGGGAGCCCAGCAACCTCACCCCGCCTGGGCCGCCGGCGGCCGCTGCTTCGGTCCATGAGCGCTGCCTTCTGCTCCCTGCTGGCGCCCGAGCGGCAGGTGGGCCGGGCAGCCGCAGCGCTGATGCAGGACCGACACACAGCCGTGGGCCAGCTGGTGCAGGACCTACTGACCCAGGTGCGGGCCGGCCCTGAGACCCAGGAGCTGCAGGGTATCCGCGAGGCGCTGAGCCGGGCCCGAGCCATGCTGAGCGCGGAGCTGGGCCCGGAGAAGCTGCTGCCACCAGAAAGGCTGG AATGCGTCCTGGAGAAGTCGCTGCATCGCTCCGTGCTCAAGCCTCTCCGGCCCATCCTGGTGGCCCGCCTGTGGCGCCGTCTTTCCACCAACGGCTCCCTGGGCCGCCTGGCTGAAGGCCTCTGCCTGGCCCGGGCCCAGGGCCCCAGAGCCTTCGGGTCCCACTTAAGCCTGCCCTCCCCAGTAGAGATGGAACAGGTGCGCCAGAAGCTACTGCAGCTACTTCGTGCCTACTCACCCAGCGCCCAGGTCAAGCGGCTCCTGCAGGCCTGCAAGCTGCTCTACACAGCCTTGAGGACCCAGGCAG GCGGCTACTACCTGACCAGCCTCTCGGCCAGCCTGGTCCTGCTGAGTGGCCTGAACGAGGCCCACACCCTCCCGCTGAGCCCCTCGCAGGAGCTGCAGTCCTCCCTCAGCCTCTGGGAGCAGCGCCGCCTGCCCGCCACCCACAGCTTCCAG CACCTCCTCCGCGTAGCCTATCAGGACCCCAGCAGTGGCTGTACCTCCAAGACGCTAGCCGTGCCCCCAGGGGCCTCGATTGCCATGCTGAATAAGCTCTGTGCCACCAAGTTCCGGGTGACCCAGCCTGATACTTTCAGCCTCTTCCTATACAAGGAGGAGGACTACCACCGCCTGCCCCCCGGAGCCCTGGCCCACCAGCTCCCCACCACCGGCTACCTCATCTATCGCCGGACAGAGTGGCGCGAGACCCAGGGCACCTCCCCGGGGGCTGCCCCAGAGGAGGGCAGTGGGAGGCcagaggcagagggcagggagcAGGAGAAAGGGGGCCGGGGAGATGGGGACACCAAGGTCAAAGCCAGTCCCAGGGACAGCAGGGGAGAGTCTGAGACGATGGCCGAGGGGGGCGAGGACCAGGCCAGGGGAGGCCCTGCCCAGCCAAGGGGGCCAGAGGCTGAGGGAAGCCAGGCAGCAGAGGAGTAG
- the RIN1 gene encoding ras and Rab interactor 1 isoform X3: MRLPEASGPSFVSSHYIQESPGGVSLEGSELVFLDLVQLICAYCHTRDILLLPLQLPRAICQAATRKELEAISHLGIEFWSSSLNTKAQPGPSEGPLLPRLKPRSPQELDQGTGAALCFFNPLFPGDLGPTKREKFKRSFKVRVSTETSSPLSPPAVPPPPVPVLPGTAPNQTERLPSRQLLRRESSVGYRVPGGTGPSLPPLPSLQEVDCGSPSSSEEEGVPGSQGSPATSPRLGRRRPLLRSMSAAFCSLLAPERQVGRAAAALMQDRHTAVGQLVQDLLTQVRAGPETQELQGIREALSRARAMLSAELGPEKLLPPERLECVLEKSLHRSVLKPLRPILVARLWRRLSTNGSLGRLAEGLCLARAQGPRAFGSHLSLPSPVEMEQVRQKLLQLLRAYSPSAQVKRLLQACKLLYTALRTQAGEGAGADEFLPLLSLVLAQCDLPELLLEAEYMSELLEPALLTGEGGYYLTSLSASLVLLSGLNEAHTLPLSPSQELQSSLSLWEQRRLPATHSFQHLLRVAYQDPSSGCTSKTLAVPPGASIAMLNKLCATKFRVTQPDTFSLFLYKEEDYHRLPPGALAHQLPTTGYLIYRRTEWRETQGTSPGAAPEEGSGRPEAEGREQEKGGRGDGDTKVKASPRDSRGESETMAEGGEDQARGGPAQPRGPEAEGSQAAEE; encoded by the exons ATGCGGCTGCCCGAGGCCAGCGGCCCCTCCTTCGTCTCCAGCCACTACATCCAGGAGAGCCCTGGGG GCGTCTCCTTGGAGGGCTCAGAGCTTGTGTTCCTGGACCTGGTCCAGCTCATCTGTGCCTACTGCCACACCCG GGACATTCTTCTCCTCCCGCTTCAGCTCCCCAGAGCCATCTGCCAGGCAGCCACCCGCAAGGAGCTGGAAGCCATCTCCCATCTGGGCATTG AGTTCTGGAGCTCCTCCCTCAACACCAAGGCTCAGCCAGGCCCATCTGAAGGCCCACTGCTGCCCAGGCTGAAGCCCCGGTCCCCACAAGAGCTGGACCAGGGCACTGGAGCTGCCTTGTGTTTCTTCAACCCCTTGTTCCCAGGGGACCTGGGCCCCACCAAGCGGGAGAAATTCAAGAGGAGCTTCAAAGTGCGTGTGTCCACAGAGACCTCCagccccctgtctccaccagctGTGCCGCCTCCCCCAGTCCCAGTGCTGCCAGGGACAGCCCCCAACCAGACAGAAAGGTTGCCCTCTCGCCAGCTGCTGCGGAGGGAGAGCTCAGTGGGGTACCGTGTGCCAGGGGGCACCGGCCCCAGCCTCCCGCCACTGCCTTCCCTCCAGGAGGTGGATTGCGGCTCCCCCAGCAGCTCAGAGGAGGAGGGGGTGCCAGGGTCCCAGGGGAGCCCAGCAACCTCACCCCGCCTGGGCCGCCGGCGGCCGCTGCTTCGGTCCATGAGCGCTGCCTTCTGCTCCCTGCTGGCGCCCGAGCGGCAGGTGGGCCGGGCAGCCGCAGCGCTGATGCAGGACCGACACACAGCCGTGGGCCAGCTGGTGCAGGACCTACTGACCCAGGTGCGGGCCGGCCCTGAGACCCAGGAGCTGCAGGGTATCCGCGAGGCGCTGAGCCGGGCCCGAGCCATGCTGAGCGCGGAGCTGGGCCCGGAGAAGCTGCTGCCACCAGAAAGGCTGG AATGCGTCCTGGAGAAGTCGCTGCATCGCTCCGTGCTCAAGCCTCTCCGGCCCATCCTGGTGGCCCGCCTGTGGCGCCGTCTTTCCACCAACGGCTCCCTGGGCCGCCTGGCTGAAGGCCTCTGCCTGGCCCGGGCCCAGGGCCCCAGAGCCTTCGGGTCCCACTTAAGCCTGCCCTCCCCAGTAGAGATGGAACAGGTGCGCCAGAAGCTACTGCAGCTACTTCGTGCCTACTCACCCAGCGCCCAGGTCAAGCGGCTCCTGCAGGCCTGCAAGCTGCTCTACACAGCCTTGAGGACCCAGGCAG gGGAGGGTGCAGGGGCCGATGAATTCCTCCCACTGCTGAGCCTCGTCCTGGCCCAGTGCGACCTTCCTGAGCTGCTGCTGGAGGCCGAGTACATGTCAGAGCTGCTGGAGCCTGCCTTGCTCActggagagg GCGGCTACTACCTGACCAGCCTCTCGGCCAGCCTGGTCCTGCTGAGTGGCCTGAACGAGGCCCACACCCTCCCGCTGAGCCCCTCGCAGGAGCTGCAGTCCTCCCTCAGCCTCTGGGAGCAGCGCCGCCTGCCCGCCACCCACAGCTTCCAG CACCTCCTCCGCGTAGCCTATCAGGACCCCAGCAGTGGCTGTACCTCCAAGACGCTAGCCGTGCCCCCAGGGGCCTCGATTGCCATGCTGAATAAGCTCTGTGCCACCAAGTTCCGGGTGACCCAGCCTGATACTTTCAGCCTCTTCCTATACAAGGAGGAGGACTACCACCGCCTGCCCCCCGGAGCCCTGGCCCACCAGCTCCCCACCACCGGCTACCTCATCTATCGCCGGACAGAGTGGCGCGAGACCCAGGGCACCTCCCCGGGGGCTGCCCCAGAGGAGGGCAGTGGGAGGCcagaggcagagggcagggagcAGGAGAAAGGGGGCCGGGGAGATGGGGACACCAAGGTCAAAGCCAGTCCCAGGGACAGCAGGGGAGAGTCTGAGACGATGGCCGAGGGGGGCGAGGACCAGGCCAGGGGAGGCCCTGCCCAGCCAAGGGGGCCAGAGGCTGAGGGAAGCCAGGCAGCAGAGGAGTAG